A region of Candidatus Flexicrinis proximus DNA encodes the following proteins:
- a CDS encoding M48 family metallopeptidase: MPLRKKHAGQHRVEAGAAHHTFDLYLSRRKTMTLRVRPDGRLTVDAPTGLALNRIYAFVHSRSAWIIRHQARVSQRAVQPPRQYITGESWSYLGQPYTLRIEPGDQERVVLSGAQLIVTTPDPSRVALALQRWYLTHARQVFRQRMAALAPRVAPLGITPPESVTIRQMTSKWGSCTGKGRVTLNLKLIQLNVGLIDYVLLHELCHLRELNHSAKYYALLGAVLPDWKDYRRALNAISAAF; this comes from the coding sequence ATGCCGCTCAGAAAGAAACATGCCGGCCAGCACCGCGTCGAGGCTGGCGCCGCGCACCACACCTTCGACCTCTACCTGTCGCGCCGCAAGACCATGACGCTCCGGGTGAGGCCCGATGGCCGTCTGACCGTCGATGCCCCGACCGGGCTGGCGCTCAATCGCATCTATGCCTTCGTCCACAGCCGCTCGGCGTGGATCATCCGCCATCAGGCCCGCGTCAGCCAGCGCGCCGTCCAGCCGCCCCGCCAGTACATCACCGGCGAATCGTGGAGCTACCTCGGCCAGCCCTATACCCTGCGCATCGAGCCGGGCGATCAGGAGCGCGTTGTCCTGTCCGGCGCGCAGCTCATCGTCACCACCCCCGATCCCTCGCGTGTCGCCTTGGCCCTCCAGCGCTGGTATCTGACCCATGCCCGGCAGGTCTTTCGTCAGCGCATGGCCGCCCTCGCCCCTCGCGTCGCCCCGCTCGGCATCACCCCGCCCGAGTCGGTCACCATCCGTCAGATGACCTCCAAGTGGGGGAGCTGCACCGGCAAAGGCCGCGTCACCCTCAACCTCAAGCTCATCCAGCTCAATGTCGGCCTGATCGACTACGTGCTTCTGCACGAGCTGTGCCACCTGCGCGAGCTGAACCACAGTGCGAAGTATTACGCCCTGCTCGGTGCGGTGCTGCCGGACTGGAAGGACTACCGCCGCGCCCTAAACGCCATCAGCGCCGCGTTCTAG
- the queC gene encoding 7-cyano-7-deazaguanine synthase QueC, producing the protein MPDSVAIVSGGLDSITLLHWMVKIKGKQPVVVSFKYGQRHEKELTYAKYHADLLGVPYVLLDLSPISAAFASSALVTRSIDIPTAEAVKDDPQPVTYVPNRNMTFIALAAAYAETAGISEIYYGAQRADMYDYWDTTEAFLDAINTVLRLSRRRHVTVEAPFITCTKADLLEIGSALGIDYGQTWSCYQGGDLACGKCPTCAERLHAFEMIGSTDPLKYQG; encoded by the coding sequence ATGCCGGATTCAGTGGCAATCGTAAGCGGAGGACTGGACAGCATCACCCTGCTGCACTGGATGGTGAAGATCAAGGGCAAGCAGCCGGTGGTCGTCTCGTTCAAGTACGGACAGCGGCATGAGAAGGAACTGACCTACGCCAAGTACCACGCGGACCTGCTGGGCGTGCCGTATGTCTTGCTGGACCTGAGCCCGATATCGGCGGCCTTCGCCTCGTCGGCGCTGGTGACGCGGAGCATCGACATCCCCACCGCGGAGGCGGTGAAAGACGACCCGCAGCCGGTCACGTATGTGCCGAACCGCAACATGACATTCATCGCGCTGGCCGCCGCCTATGCGGAAACCGCTGGAATAAGTGAAATCTACTATGGGGCGCAGCGCGCCGACATGTATGACTACTGGGACACCACCGAGGCGTTCCTCGACGCGATCAATACGGTGCTGCGCCTGAGCCGGCGGCGGCATGTGACGGTGGAGGCGCCGTTCATCACCTGTACGAAGGCCGACTTACTCGAAATTGGGAGCGCTCTCGGGATTGACTATGGACAGACGTGGTCGTGCTACCAGGGCGGCGACCTGGCGTGCGGGAAGTGTCCGACGTGTGCCGAACGGCTGCATGCCTTCGAGATGATCGGCTCAACCGACCCCTTGAAGTACCAGGGCTAG
- a CDS encoding PKD domain-containing protein: protein MNRLALILAVLLIGTAACAPAAPDPTATLPATEMPIASATPEPTLSPTRRATLPPEPTRTNTFTPSATSTLRPTRTLVPSATRTYTATSTFTPSLTPSDTATFTPTLTPSASPTISFTPEPNTAAEQQTALALLPFGGQFGYVARGLAVGFIDLTRGHPESWEWDFGDGGTSTWRSPNHTYSAPGLYLVRLTVRGDAQVSRVVRVIKVNPRECVLSPKGRVRLHAQPSGSAQTLYFLIGEHFPKATTALLDAGGVLWYHVEFSTNGWVRASEMNVIEGLCPRP from the coding sequence ATGAACCGACTTGCGCTTATACTGGCCGTCCTGTTGATCGGGACCGCGGCGTGCGCGCCTGCCGCGCCCGACCCCACCGCGACGCTTCCCGCGACGGAAATGCCCATCGCAAGCGCGACGCCTGAGCCAACCCTCAGTCCGACGCGGCGGGCGACGCTGCCCCCTGAACCCACCCGTACCAACACCTTCACGCCATCAGCGACCTCTACCCTTAGGCCGACGCGCACCCTGGTCCCCAGCGCGACGCGGACGTATACGGCGACATCGACGTTTACGCCGTCGCTGACGCCCAGCGATACCGCCACGTTCACACCAACGCTGACCCCTTCCGCGTCCCCGACGATCTCGTTCACGCCTGAACCGAACACGGCGGCGGAGCAGCAGACGGCCCTCGCGCTGCTGCCGTTCGGCGGCCAGTTCGGATATGTCGCCCGCGGCCTGGCCGTCGGATTCATCGACCTCACGCGCGGGCACCCCGAGTCCTGGGAATGGGATTTCGGTGACGGCGGCACATCGACGTGGCGCAGCCCCAATCACACGTACAGCGCCCCAGGGCTGTATCTGGTGCGGCTCACCGTGCGCGGAGACGCTCAGGTCAGCCGGGTTGTCCGCGTCATCAAGGTCAATCCGCGGGAGTGCGTACTCAGTCCTAAAGGGCGGGTCCGGCTGCACGCGCAACCGTCAGGCAGCGCCCAGACGCTATACTTCCTGATCGGCGAACACTTCCCCAAGGCAACGACGGCCCTGCTGGATGCCGGCGGCGTGCTGTGGTATCACGTCGAGTTCTCGACGAACGGCTGGGTCCGGGCGAGCGAGATGAACGTGATCGAAGGGCTCTGCCCCAGGCCATAG
- a CDS encoding ABC transporter permease subunit produces the protein MTATATPQSHLDPSLTPRERQLAVSASWLLVGVAIHGAWAVILTVVGMIGATANPGLLVSLQGALLAKFPGTADFAWLILIGLALVGVTALLLVRAGVQAHERWAWLVVGVLTFGMLAAFLGWGYFPALITVGTLIWGMLPVALFRGALRRNPVAGKELRERMRGGRAFAVITVYLLLMSAFAVLLFLANAPFTRGLATSVTGDLGRTVFAGLVGLELVLIMFIAPAFTAGAVTGERERQTYDLLKITLLPRPTFLIGKLESALGFIVLLLFSAIPLQSIAFLFGGVSETELIVSFIILTVTAITFGAVGIFFSTLTDKTVTASVRSYSAALIVLIGVPVVTAFFGSAFFGANTGTGTGITSSAAYESFLIYLGAFIVSLNPFTAGSASQTLLIDRGQAGLWSATLNSNGGSIPLVSPWISFTVIYLAVAVVLIALAVRRIKTSDE, from the coding sequence ATGACCGCGACTGCCACCCCCCAATCTCACCTTGACCCGTCGCTCACCCCCCGCGAACGGCAGTTGGCCGTCAGCGCCTCCTGGCTGTTAGTCGGCGTGGCAATTCATGGCGCGTGGGCGGTCATCCTGACCGTGGTTGGCATGATCGGTGCCACTGCCAATCCCGGCTTGCTGGTCTCGCTCCAGGGCGCGCTGCTCGCCAAATTCCCCGGCACCGCCGATTTCGCCTGGCTGATCCTGATCGGGCTGGCGCTGGTCGGTGTGACCGCGCTGCTGCTCGTCCGTGCCGGCGTCCAGGCGCATGAACGCTGGGCGTGGCTGGTGGTCGGTGTCCTGACCTTCGGCATGCTGGCCGCTTTCCTCGGCTGGGGGTACTTCCCCGCGCTGATCACCGTCGGCACCCTGATCTGGGGCATGCTGCCCGTTGCCTTGTTCCGTGGCGCGTTGCGGCGCAATCCCGTCGCCGGCAAAGAGTTGCGCGAGCGCATGCGTGGCGGCCGCGCCTTCGCTGTCATCACCGTCTATCTGCTGCTCATGAGCGCCTTCGCGGTGCTCTTGTTCCTCGCCAACGCGCCCTTCACGCGCGGCCTCGCCACCTCGGTCACGGGTGATCTCGGCCGCACCGTGTTTGCCGGGCTGGTCGGCCTCGAACTGGTGCTGATTATGTTCATCGCCCCGGCCTTTACCGCCGGCGCCGTCACCGGTGAGCGCGAGCGCCAGACCTACGACCTGCTCAAGATCACCTTGCTGCCCCGCCCAACTTTCCTCATCGGCAAGCTTGAGTCCGCCTTGGGTTTCATTGTCCTGCTGCTCTTCTCGGCCATTCCGCTGCAAAGCATCGCCTTCCTGTTTGGCGGCGTCAGCGAGACCGAACTGATCGTCTCGTTCATTATCCTGACCGTCACCGCCATTACCTTCGGCGCCGTCGGCATCTTCTTCTCGACGCTCACCGACAAGACCGTGACGGCCAGCGTTCGCTCGTACTCCGCCGCGCTGATCGTCCTCATCGGCGTGCCGGTCGTGACCGCATTTTTCGGCTCGGCCTTCTTCGGCGCGAATACCGGCACCGGTACGGGGATCACCAGCTCTGCGGCTTACGAGTCTTTTCTGATCTACCTGGGGGCTTTCATCGTCAGCCTCAACCCGTTCACCGCGGGTTCGGCCAGCCAGACTCTCCTGATTGATCGCGGTCAGGCCGGCCTGTGGAGCGCGACGCTCAACTCAAACGGTGGCTCGATCCCGCTCGTCTCGCCGTGGATCAGCTTCACGGTCATCTATCTGGCCGTCGCGGTTGTCCTGATCGCGCTGGCCGTCCGCCGCATCAAGACCAGTGATGAGTAA
- a CDS encoding PAS domain S-box protein yields the protein MLRAIGYLGLFAAVAFLIVLYSVPFREDQYRLVHVHQILLYLVIVFCTITLTLMRRGNVRFGGTLQIVSLWLSLSIVPDLMGVPLHVVAANHFALAICIGPLMGWMGALTMGVGSLIFVLIQDSPLALGLGITPLLVLTPLQIYIIEIALYGMVLSITVLIVFLSQRRFEISQVTAEALEVASYSEKKLETIIESMADVLLVVDVRGMINKANRAAFTLLGYTEGELSGKPLRTLLLDIAENATGVESMSRHQAMRHVSKRLKTKDGRIFPVSLSSAIMTDSFGQPSGLILVAQDMTELENMRMKLHQSNVRFNQAIAFSRLGVFEYDMESGEFMIEDTVRQTMKAIGMDKLESFSQFLKYVLPEDHEKISAALNDYRADVKSNVDVEFRVNTVQGERWIMVRGALQAGSGPRLIGTFMDVTRRKRAELELALRDNVLRAVTASSEAFLRTSDWESQIPAMMRDLGQAAQVSRVYLFRNETSADGRKLWSQKNEWAAPGIKAEIDNPELQGFDYTENGMAAWAEKLHNRQPAYGIVSALESPSREIYERQSIKSIAMTPVFVQDEWWGMIGFDDCLKERAWSEPELDALQLAADSLGAAIHRQRVERDLRENRDFLMSIMDNLGQGVTVVDEDGDLMFVNAAAAALIGVTADKLVGRKPYEFIDTEQVEEMQDQREIRRKGLSTSYPMRVHHVDGHVTDVIVSAVPRYVDGKIEGSYAVLTNITEQRLIEENRMQLSVEREQMRIMSDFVRDASHDFRTPLSIIQTSLYLLKRKAETQEQLDRLGTIGMQASRLSRLIDGLLTMLELDKASLSLIPINLKTVAQNAVDRVMETAHKAGLTLDLTASEDMIFVNGEEGYLMKAVSNLIDNAVAFTASGGRVKVTLGVTDERVDLAVSDTGIGIAPAEHQRIFERLYKVDKARTIDSGGLGMGLAITKRIMELHSGLVSVSSTPGEGSTFTLTFARAKQAAPRHRGAIASPITEDVKM from the coding sequence GTGCTGAGAGCGATCGGCTATTTGGGGCTTTTCGCGGCTGTCGCGTTCCTGATCGTGCTGTACAGTGTCCCGTTCCGCGAGGATCAGTACCGGCTGGTCCATGTCCACCAGATCCTGTTGTATCTGGTGATCGTGTTCTGCACGATCACGCTGACGCTGATGCGGAGGGGGAACGTGCGCTTTGGCGGGACGCTGCAAATCGTCTCGTTGTGGCTGTCGCTGTCGATCGTGCCGGACCTGATGGGGGTTCCGCTGCATGTGGTGGCGGCCAACCACTTCGCGCTGGCGATCTGCATCGGGCCGCTGATGGGCTGGATGGGCGCGCTGACGATGGGGGTGGGCAGCCTGATCTTCGTGCTCATTCAGGACTCGCCGCTTGCGCTGGGATTGGGCATCACGCCGCTGCTGGTGCTGACGCCGCTGCAAATTTACATCATCGAGATCGCGCTGTACGGGATGGTCTTGTCGATCACGGTGCTGATCGTGTTCCTGAGTCAGCGCCGGTTCGAGATCAGCCAAGTCACGGCCGAAGCGCTGGAAGTCGCCAGCTACAGCGAAAAGAAACTGGAAACAATCATCGAGTCGATGGCCGACGTGCTGCTGGTGGTCGACGTGCGGGGCATGATCAACAAGGCCAACCGCGCCGCATTCACGCTGCTGGGATATACGGAGGGCGAACTGAGCGGAAAACCGCTGCGAACGCTGCTGCTGGATATCGCCGAGAATGCCACCGGCGTCGAGAGCATGAGCCGGCATCAGGCTATGCGGCACGTGAGCAAGCGCCTGAAGACGAAGGACGGGCGAATCTTCCCAGTGTCGCTTTCGAGCGCCATCATGACTGATTCCTTCGGCCAGCCATCGGGGCTGATCCTGGTCGCACAGGACATGACCGAACTCGAAAACATGCGTATGAAGCTGCACCAGAGCAACGTGCGCTTCAATCAGGCAATCGCCTTCAGCCGCCTCGGTGTCTTTGAATACGACATGGAGAGCGGCGAGTTCATGATCGAGGACACCGTCCGCCAGACGATGAAGGCGATCGGGATGGACAAGCTGGAGTCCTTCAGCCAGTTTCTAAAGTATGTCCTGCCGGAAGACCACGAGAAGATCAGCGCGGCGCTGAACGATTACCGCGCGGACGTCAAATCCAACGTCGACGTCGAATTCCGCGTGAATACCGTGCAGGGCGAACGCTGGATCATGGTGCGGGGGGCGCTGCAGGCGGGGAGCGGTCCGCGGCTGATCGGCACGTTCATGGATGTGACGCGCCGTAAACGCGCCGAGCTGGAACTGGCGCTGCGCGATAACGTCCTGCGCGCGGTAACCGCATCGTCGGAAGCCTTCCTGCGGACCTCCGATTGGGAAAGCCAAATCCCGGCGATGATGCGCGACCTGGGGCAGGCGGCGCAGGTCAGCCGTGTGTATCTCTTTAGAAACGAAACCAGCGCCGACGGGCGCAAACTATGGTCGCAGAAAAACGAGTGGGCTGCGCCGGGGATCAAGGCTGAGATCGACAACCCGGAACTGCAAGGGTTCGACTATACAGAAAACGGCATGGCCGCATGGGCGGAGAAGCTGCATAACCGCCAGCCGGCCTATGGCATCGTCAGCGCGCTGGAATCGCCTTCGCGGGAAATCTACGAGCGGCAGAGCATCAAGTCGATCGCCATGACGCCGGTATTTGTGCAGGACGAATGGTGGGGCATGATCGGGTTCGACGACTGCCTGAAGGAACGCGCCTGGAGCGAGCCGGAACTGGACGCGCTGCAGCTGGCCGCGGACAGCCTGGGCGCGGCGATCCACCGCCAGCGGGTCGAACGCGACCTGCGCGAAAACCGCGACTTCCTGATGTCAATCATGGACAACCTGGGGCAAGGCGTGACGGTGGTGGACGAGGACGGCGACCTGATGTTCGTGAACGCCGCCGCCGCCGCGCTGATCGGCGTCACTGCCGATAAACTGGTCGGGCGCAAGCCCTACGAGTTCATCGACACCGAACAGGTTGAGGAAATGCAGGACCAAAGAGAGATCCGCAGAAAAGGCCTCTCTACGAGCTATCCGATGCGCGTCCACCACGTAGACGGCCATGTGACGGACGTGATCGTCAGCGCCGTGCCGCGCTACGTGGATGGCAAAATCGAGGGGTCCTACGCGGTGCTGACGAACATCACCGAACAGCGGCTGATCGAAGAAAACCGGATGCAGCTGAGCGTCGAGCGCGAACAGATGCGGATTATGTCGGACTTCGTGCGCGATGCCTCGCACGATTTCCGGACGCCGCTGTCGATCATCCAGACCAGCCTGTATCTGTTGAAGCGCAAGGCTGAAACGCAGGAGCAGCTGGACCGGCTGGGAACGATCGGCATGCAGGCGTCGCGGCTGAGCCGGCTGATCGACGGTCTGCTGACGATGCTGGAGCTGGACAAGGCCAGCTTGTCGCTGATCCCGATCAATCTGAAGACAGTCGCCCAGAACGCCGTCGACCGCGTGATGGAAACGGCGCACAAAGCCGGACTCACGCTGGACCTGACCGCGTCGGAGGACATGATCTTCGTCAACGGCGAAGAGGGCTATCTGATGAAGGCGGTGTCGAACCTGATCGACAACGCGGTTGCGTTCACCGCCTCCGGCGGACGGGTCAAAGTCACGCTGGGTGTGACCGACGAGCGGGTAGATCTGGCTGTCAGCGATACGGGAATCGGCATCGCGCCGGCAGAACACCAGCGGATATTCGAGCGGCTGTACAAGGTGGACAAGGCGCGCACCATCGACAGCGGCGGCCTGGGGATGGGCCTGGCGATTACCAAGCGGATCATGGAGCTGCACAGCGGCCTGGTGTCGGTGAGCAGTACCCCCGGAGAGGGCAGCACCTTCACGCTGACGTTTGCGCGCGCCAAACAGGCCGCCCCCCGCCACCGCGGGGCGATCGCGTCGCCGATTACGGAAGACGTAAAAATGTAG
- a CDS encoding mannose-1-phosphate guanylyltransferase, translated as MDMSHYYAMIMAGGGGTRLWPMSRANTPKQLLALVEEHSMFRVSVERLKPLFPPERIYIVASEALAPALKAEVPYIPEENFVIEPFGKDNGPAAALGLTIIHKRDPQATVAYLASDHHIANRAGFQNALTAACELAQQGHIVTLGISPSFPSTAFGYIRRGAEIGQFAGITAFTSLGFFEKPDLERAVHFVQSGEYSWNSGMFIWRAQQALDEFARQRPEMHRLFTALAPAIDTPAYKDAVTRTWDAVERISIDFAVMEGAKSIAVLPVDIGWSDIGSWGALFDVVALDDRGNGIKGQSPNHIAIDTTNTLVYADKLVVTVGVNELVVVDTEDALLICHKDRTQDVKKIVAELKANQLEKYL; from the coding sequence ATGGATATGTCACATTACTATGCAATGATTATGGCTGGCGGTGGCGGTACGCGCCTTTGGCCCATGAGCCGCGCCAACACCCCCAAACAGCTCCTCGCGCTGGTCGAGGAACACTCGATGTTCCGCGTCAGCGTCGAGCGCCTCAAGCCGCTCTTCCCGCCGGAGCGCATCTATATTGTCGCCAGCGAGGCGCTCGCCCCGGCCCTCAAAGCCGAAGTACCGTATATCCCCGAAGAGAATTTCGTCATCGAGCCGTTCGGCAAGGATAACGGCCCTGCCGCCGCGCTCGGCCTGACCATCATCCACAAGCGCGATCCGCAGGCCACGGTCGCTTACCTCGCTTCCGACCACCACATCGCCAACCGCGCCGGCTTCCAGAACGCCCTGACCGCCGCCTGTGAACTCGCCCAGCAGGGGCACATCGTCACCCTCGGCATTTCGCCCTCGTTTCCCTCCACCGCTTTCGGCTATATCCGCCGCGGCGCCGAAATCGGTCAGTTCGCCGGCATCACCGCCTTCACTTCGCTGGGTTTCTTCGAGAAACCCGACCTGGAACGCGCCGTCCATTTTGTCCAGTCCGGCGAATATAGCTGGAATTCCGGCATGTTCATCTGGCGCGCGCAGCAGGCATTGGACGAATTCGCCCGCCAGCGCCCGGAGATGCACCGCCTGTTCACCGCGCTTGCGCCCGCCATCGACACCCCTGCTTATAAGGATGCCGTCACCCGCACCTGGGACGCCGTCGAGCGCATCTCGATTGACTTCGCCGTCATGGAAGGCGCGAAGTCGATCGCCGTGCTGCCGGTCGACATCGGCTGGAGCGATATTGGCAGTTGGGGCGCACTATTCGACGTGGTGGCCCTCGACGACAGGGGCAATGGCATCAAAGGCCAAAGCCCCAACCATATTGCCATCGATACCACCAACACCCTGGTCTACGCCGATAAGCTGGTCGTCACCGTCGGCGTCAACGAGCTGGTCGTGGTCGACACCGAAGATGCGCTCCTCATCTGTCACAAAGATCGCACCCAGGACGTCAAGAAGATCGTGGCCGAACTCAAGGCCAATCAACTGGAGAAGTATCTGTGA
- a CDS encoding nucleoside 2-deoxyribosyltransferase, with translation MTRIYVAGPLFNTHERWYLEQIAAALEAAGYATFLPHRDAGLVDGRDQADLRHELFQADLTGIASCTVIVALLTGADHDSGTCGELGIGYARGYPCFGISDDPRWMNNLIWGICGEGRHLARDIDGVVALVKSVIAP, from the coding sequence GTGACCCGAATTTACGTCGCCGGTCCGCTCTTTAACACCCACGAGCGCTGGTATCTGGAACAGATCGCCGCGGCGCTCGAAGCGGCGGGCTATGCCACCTTTCTGCCGCACCGCGACGCCGGATTGGTCGATGGCCGCGATCAGGCCGACCTCCGCCACGAGCTGTTTCAGGCCGATCTGACCGGAATAGCCTCCTGCACGGTGATCGTCGCCCTCCTCACCGGCGCCGATCACGACTCAGGCACCTGCGGCGAATTAGGCATTGGCTACGCCCGAGGCTACCCGTGCTTCGGGATCAGCGACGATCCGCGCTGGATGAATAACCTTATCTGGGGGATTTGCGGCGAGGGCAGGCACCTTGCCCGCGATATCGACGGCGTGGTGGCCCTCGTGAAGTCGGTCATCGCCCCCTGA